The sequence CGTTGACAATACGAACAGAGATTTTTTGGAGAACCTCCCAAGGAATGCGGGCAAAGTCTGCTGTCATGCCGTCAATAGAAGTGATGGCGCGAATAGCAATGGTATAGTCATAGGTACGACCATCTCCCATAACCCCGACCGACCGAACACCAGTATTGACAGTAAAATATTGCCAAATATCACGATCCAGACCTGCTGCAGCAATTTCTTCACGTAGAATAGCGTCAGATTCACGAACCGTTTCCAGTTTTTCGGCAGTAATTTCCCCCATTACACGAATAGCAAGTCCAGGTCCCGGGAAGGGCTGCCGCCAAACGATTTTATCTGGCATTCCTAAAGCAGTCCCCAAAGCACGAACTTCATCCTTGAACAGTGTGTTAAGCGGCTCGATTAATTCAAACTGCATGTCTTCTGGAAGACCGCCGACATTGTGGTGTGATTTAATGGTTTGGGCTGTTTCTGTACCTGATTCGATGACATCTGTATAAAGCGTTCCTTGTGCCAAGAAATCAACGCCTTTTAGTTTGCTGGCTTCATCATCAAAAACATAGACAAATTCATTCCCAATAATTTTACGTTTTTTCTCAGGATCATCAATACCAGCAAGAAGTTGCAAGAATCGTTTGGAAGCATCAACACGAATAATATTGAGTCCAAATTTACCACCCAACATTTCCATAACCTGATCACCTTCACCCTTGCGAAGCAGACCATGGTCAACGAAGATACAAGTTAATTGGTCACCTATGGCCTTTTGCAAAAGCACGCCAACAACAGAAGAGTCCACACCGCCCGAAAGCCCCAGAAGAACCTTGCGGTCGCCAACTTGTTCACGGATTTTTGCAATTTCCATGTCAATGAAACTATCCATTGACCAGTCACCTTTGGCTTTACAAACATTAAAAGCAAAATTGCGTAAAATTGCATTACCATATTCCGTATGACGAACTTCTGGGTGAAATTGAATACCAAAGATTTTTTTATCAACATTTTCAATAGCAGCATAAGGACAGTC comes from Streptococcus troglodytae and encodes:
- the guaA gene encoding glutamine-hydrolyzing GMP synthase, with the translated sequence MTDIKDIQKIIVLDYGSQYNQLIARRIREFGIFSELRTHKITADEVRAINPIGIVLSGGPSSVYAEDAFDIDKEILELGIPVLGICYGMQLLTDKLGGKVVPAGQTGNSEYGQSTLHLTENSELFKETPAEQTVLMSHGDAVTEIPQGFQLVGESSDCPYAAIENVDKKIFGIQFHPEVRHTEYGNAILRNFAFNVCKAKGDWSMDSFIDMEIAKIREQVGDRKVLLGLSGGVDSSVVGVLLQKAIGDQLTCIFVDHGLLRKGEGDQVMEMLGGKFGLNIIRVDASKRFLQLLAGIDDPEKKRKIIGNEFVYVFDDEASKLKGVDFLAQGTLYTDVIESGTETAQTIKSHHNVGGLPEDMQFELIEPLNTLFKDEVRALGTALGMPDKIVWRQPFPGPGLAIRVMGEITAEKLETVRESDAILREEIAAAGLDRDIWQYFTVNTGVRSVGVMGDGRTYDYTIAIRAITSIDGMTADFARIPWEVLQKISVRIVNEVEHVNRIVYDITSKPPATVEWE